From a region of the Oxalobacteraceae sp. CFBP 8761 genome:
- a CDS encoding YbhB/YbcL family Raf kinase inhibitor-like protein codes for MKRASLAAALCLVFGSATAQQGDGTQFSTKINVWKPNKVEATPERIRALKAPPGFTVSAFATGLKNARIIAVAPSGDIYVSRRDQGDVLLLRDTNNDGRADGEPITVANRAGAHGLAIRDNKLYLVTVKELFVADIQKDGRLGELKMLIGDLPDSGQHPNRTMAFGPDGMLYLSVGSTCNTCNESNPENATLLRISPDGKQRTIFASGLRNLIGYAWHPTTGELWGFDHGIDFLGDDVQAEEINKIELGKQYGWPHVYGANEIYPQSTPVGEITKEQWKARSTPMVLGYTAHAAPMQWVFGAGSAFPAEYQGDAFVTMRGSWNRVPASGYEIVRVRYQNGQPTKVEPFVTGFLTDGGKTHIARPVGLAMAKDGSLLMADDANGVIYRVAYTGGKAGMPAKAPAGPLEQQTSKGTNVPLALKRPETEAKGQMTVSSPSFAANGMMHERYTEYADGVSPALSWKAAAGAKSYVIIAEDPDAKPALPFVHWVMWNIPANVTSVPEGVQEQARLSDPDGVLQGLTTRGSPGYYGPKPPPGEAAHRYHFQVMALDTMLDVPFGADRDQVLAAMKGHVLAKGEIVGKYAQKQKPQK; via the coding sequence ATGAAACGCGCTTCGCTCGCCGCCGCACTATGCCTCGTGTTCGGCTCCGCCACCGCCCAGCAGGGCGACGGCACCCAGTTTTCCACCAAGATCAACGTCTGGAAGCCCAACAAGGTCGAAGCGACGCCCGAGCGGATTCGTGCACTCAAGGCACCGCCCGGCTTCACGGTCAGCGCGTTTGCAACCGGCCTGAAAAACGCCCGCATCATCGCCGTCGCGCCCAGCGGTGACATCTATGTGAGCCGCCGTGACCAGGGCGACGTGCTGCTGCTGCGCGACACCAACAACGACGGCCGCGCCGACGGCGAGCCGATCACGGTGGCCAACCGCGCTGGCGCGCACGGCCTGGCGATCCGTGACAACAAGCTGTATCTGGTGACGGTCAAGGAACTGTTCGTGGCCGATATCCAGAAGGATGGCCGCCTGGGCGAACTCAAGATGCTGATCGGCGACCTGCCCGACTCGGGCCAGCACCCGAACCGCACGATGGCCTTCGGGCCGGACGGCATGCTGTACCTGAGCGTGGGCAGCACCTGCAATACCTGCAACGAGAGCAATCCCGAAAACGCCACGCTGCTGCGCATTTCGCCGGACGGCAAGCAGCGCACCATCTTCGCCAGCGGCCTGCGCAACCTGATCGGCTACGCCTGGCATCCGACGACGGGCGAGCTGTGGGGCTTCGACCATGGCATCGACTTCCTCGGCGACGACGTGCAGGCCGAGGAAATCAACAAGATCGAACTGGGTAAACAGTATGGCTGGCCGCACGTGTATGGCGCCAATGAGATCTACCCGCAAAGCACGCCCGTGGGCGAGATCACCAAGGAGCAGTGGAAAGCGCGCAGCACGCCGATGGTGCTTGGCTACACGGCCCACGCAGCGCCGATGCAATGGGTGTTCGGCGCTGGCAGCGCGTTCCCCGCCGAGTACCAGGGCGACGCATTCGTGACGATGCGCGGCTCGTGGAACCGGGTGCCGGCATCGGGCTACGAGATCGTGCGCGTGCGCTACCAGAACGGCCAGCCGACGAAGGTCGAGCCGTTCGTTACGGGCTTTTTGACCGATGGCGGCAAGACCCACATCGCGCGTCCGGTCGGGCTGGCGATGGCGAAGGACGGTTCTCTCTTGATGGCGGACGATGCCAATGGCGTGATCTACCGGGTCGCCTACACCGGCGGCAAGGCCGGCATGCCGGCAAAAGCCCCGGCAGGCCCGCTGGAACAGCAAACCAGCAAGGGCACCAATGTTCCACTGGCACTCAAGCGTCCCGAGACCGAGGCCAAAGGGCAGATGACCGTCTCGTCGCCCAGCTTTGCGGCCAACGGCATGATGCACGAGCGCTACACCGAGTACGCCGACGGCGTCTCGCCGGCGCTGTCGTGGAAAGCGGCGGCCGGTGCGAAGTCGTACGTGATCATCGCGGAAGACCCGGACGCCAAACCGGCCCTGCCCTTCGTGCACTGGGTGATGTGGAATATCCCGGCCAATGTCACGAGCGTGCCGGAAGGCGTGCAGGAGCAAGCCCGCCTGTCGGATCCCGACGGCGTGCTGCAAGGCCTCACGACGCGCGGTTCGCCGGGCTACTACGGACCGAAGCCGCCACCGGGTGAAGCGGCGCACCGCTACCACTTCCAGGTGATGGCGCTCGACACGATGCTGGACGTGCCGTTCGGCGCCGACCGCGACCAGGTGCTGGCGGCGATGAAGGGCCATGTACTGGCCAAGGGCGAGATCGTCGGCAAGTACGCGCAGAAGCAAAAGCCGCAGAAGTAA
- a CDS encoding efflux RND transporter periplasmic adaptor subunit, translating to MIPEPSRQDTTLTPPPAQRFKRRALTIGAAAALVAVSATLYAAWNNSEHSVSASRIRIAEVARGTLVRDAAVNGRVVAAVSPTLYATAPATVNLKVAAGDTVKKGDVLALLESPDLTDALKREISSYEQLKAEVARQQILSRKQKLLAQREADTAEIDRLSAQRTLERYDSVGQIGIIAKIDYQKAKDAVNSAGIRARHARQAAVLEGDDVELAIKTKTNELERQRLSMANAQRRVDELTVRAPVDGFIGTLNVQNRMVVAANAPLMTLVDLSRLEVELEVPETYAGDMGLGMRAEITLPSGRATGTLSALSPEVVKNQVLARVRFDGTQPTGLRQSQRVSARLLIEEKPDVLMVQRGPFVENEGGRHAYVMHDGVAVRTPIRIGATSISAVEIIDGLKAGDKVVVSGTDAFDNAARVSINQ from the coding sequence ATGATCCCCGAACCATCCCGCCAGGACACCACCCTGACGCCGCCCCCGGCGCAACGATTCAAGCGCCGCGCCTTGACGATCGGCGCGGCTGCTGCGCTGGTTGCCGTCAGCGCCACGCTGTACGCCGCCTGGAACAACAGCGAACATAGCGTCTCGGCCAGCCGCATCCGCATCGCCGAGGTAGCGCGCGGCACGCTGGTGCGCGACGCCGCCGTCAATGGCCGCGTCGTGGCCGCCGTCAGCCCCACGCTGTATGCCACCGCCCCGGCCACCGTCAACCTGAAGGTTGCCGCCGGCGACACGGTCAAGAAGGGCGACGTGCTGGCACTGCTCGAATCGCCCGACCTGACCGACGCCCTCAAGCGCGAAATATCGTCGTATGAACAGCTCAAGGCCGAAGTCGCGCGCCAGCAGATCCTGTCGCGCAAGCAGAAGCTGCTGGCCCAGCGCGAAGCCGACACCGCCGAGATCGACCGCCTGTCGGCCCAGCGCACGCTGGAGCGCTACGACAGCGTCGGCCAGATCGGCATCATCGCCAAGATCGACTACCAAAAGGCGAAAGATGCCGTCAATTCGGCCGGCATCCGCGCCCGCCACGCCAGGCAGGCCGCCGTGCTCGAAGGCGACGACGTCGAACTGGCGATCAAGACCAAGACCAATGAGCTGGAACGCCAGCGCCTGTCGATGGCCAACGCCCAGCGCCGCGTCGACGAACTGACCGTGCGCGCGCCGGTCGATGGCTTCATCGGCACGCTCAATGTGCAGAACCGGATGGTGGTCGCCGCCAACGCGCCGTTGATGACGCTGGTGGATCTGTCGCGGCTGGAGGTCGAACTGGAAGTGCCCGAAACCTACGCCGGCGACATGGGCCTGGGCATGCGCGCCGAGATCACGCTGCCGTCGGGCCGCGCCACCGGCACGCTGTCGGCGCTGTCGCCCGAGGTGGTCAAAAACCAGGTGCTGGCACGGGTGCGCTTCGATGGCACGCAGCCGACCGGCCTGCGCCAGAGCCAGCGCGTCAGCGCGCGCCTGCTGATCGAGGAAAAACCGGACGTGCTGATGGTGCAGCGCGGCCCGTTCGTCGAGAACGAGGGCGGGCGCCACGCCTACGTGATGCACGACGGCGTGGCGGTACGCACGCCGATCCGGATCGGCGCCACCAGCATCTCGGCCGTTGAAATCATCGACGGCCTGAAAGCCGGCGACAAGGTGGTGGTGTCGGGCACCGATGCCTTCGACAATGCCGCACGCGTCTCAATCAATCAATGA
- a CDS encoding ABC transporter ATP-binding protein, giving the protein MLRMTNLSKVYRTHMIETHALRGFAIHVSQGEFVTVTGPSGSGKTSFLNIAGLLEEFTSGEFILDGVNVKGLDDAARSRLRNEKLGFIFQGFNLIPDLNLFDNVDVPLRYRGFNARERKERIEDALGKVGLASRMKHYPAELSGGQQQRVAIARALAGSPKLLLADEPTGNLDTQMARGVMELLEEINAAGTTILMVTHDPELAVRTHRNVHIIDGQVSDLVRRAPSLHQAHTDVTA; this is encoded by the coding sequence ATGCTGCGCATGACCAACCTGAGCAAGGTGTACCGCACCCACATGATCGAGACGCACGCGCTGCGCGGCTTCGCGATCCACGTCAGCCAGGGTGAATTTGTCACCGTGACCGGCCCGTCCGGCTCGGGCAAGACGAGCTTTCTCAACATCGCCGGCCTGCTCGAAGAATTTACGTCGGGCGAATTCATCCTCGATGGCGTGAACGTCAAGGGTCTGGACGACGCAGCGCGCTCGCGCCTGCGCAACGAAAAACTCGGCTTCATCTTCCAGGGCTTCAACCTGATCCCCGACCTGAACCTGTTCGACAACGTCGACGTGCCACTGCGCTACCGCGGCTTCAATGCGCGCGAGCGCAAGGAACGCATCGAGGATGCTCTCGGCAAGGTGGGCCTGGCCTCGCGCATGAAGCACTACCCGGCGGAACTCTCGGGCGGCCAGCAGCAGCGCGTGGCGATCGCGCGCGCGCTGGCCGGCAGTCCGAAACTGCTGCTGGCCGATGAACCGACCGGCAACCTCGATACGCAGATGGCGCGTGGCGTGATGGAGCTGCTCGAAGAAATCAATGCGGCCGGTACCACCATTTTGATGGTGACCCACGACCCGGAGCTGGCCGTGCGCACCCACCGCAACGTGCACATCATCGATGGCCAGGTGTCGGATCTGGTACGGCGCGCCCCGTCGCTGCACCAGGCCCATACCGACGTCACGGCATAA
- a CDS encoding ABC transporter permease, whose amino-acid sequence MFGYYLMLGVRSLRRNPYLTALMVLTLAIGVAASVSTLTILHVMSGDPIPSKSERLFVPQFDNGQLEGYVPGADPDDMQMSYPDAANLLRSGQGERRTAMYNIQLPVEPTRKDLPAFNATGLAATRDLFAMFDVPFRYGQAWSEADDARGADVVVLSQAMAEKLFGQTNPVGQRLVLTGHQYTVVGVIGPWAPLPRYYKLIGASRFGQGEDFLIPFASAIGHEVPHAGSMSCSGKRDSGYAALLASECTWIQFWFETRSQAERTDLQAFIDSYASEQRKLGRLKRAAPNMLYDVMAWMDKLKVVANDSKLSAWLAFGFLALCLVNTIGLLLAKFSVRASEVGIRRALGASRGDIFRQFMIETGVIGLAGGVLGLILAFCALALIGMQSKGMANIAHMDWKMLIVTFVISIASALLAGFLPTWRACQVAPAIQLKSQ is encoded by the coding sequence ATGTTCGGCTATTACCTGATGCTTGGCGTGCGCAGCCTGCGCCGCAATCCTTATCTGACCGCGCTGATGGTCCTGACGCTGGCGATTGGCGTGGCGGCCAGCGTGTCCACGCTGACCATCCTGCACGTGATGTCGGGCGATCCGATTCCATCCAAGAGCGAGCGCCTGTTCGTGCCGCAATTCGACAATGGCCAGCTTGAAGGCTACGTCCCGGGAGCCGATCCGGACGACATGCAGATGAGCTATCCGGATGCCGCCAATCTGCTGCGTAGCGGCCAGGGCGAGCGTCGCACTGCGATGTACAACATCCAGCTGCCGGTCGAACCGACACGCAAGGATCTCCCTGCTTTCAATGCGACCGGACTGGCGGCCACACGCGATCTCTTCGCGATGTTCGACGTGCCTTTCCGGTACGGACAGGCCTGGAGCGAAGCGGACGATGCACGCGGCGCGGACGTCGTCGTGCTGAGCCAGGCCATGGCAGAGAAGCTGTTTGGCCAAACCAATCCGGTCGGCCAGCGCCTGGTGCTGACAGGGCATCAATACACCGTGGTGGGGGTCATCGGCCCGTGGGCGCCATTGCCCCGCTATTACAAGCTGATCGGCGCAAGTCGCTTCGGCCAGGGCGAGGATTTCCTGATCCCGTTCGCCAGCGCCATCGGCCACGAAGTACCGCATGCAGGCAGCATGAGTTGCAGCGGCAAGCGCGATAGCGGCTATGCTGCCCTTCTTGCGTCCGAGTGCACCTGGATCCAGTTCTGGTTCGAGACCCGGTCGCAGGCCGAGCGCACCGACCTGCAGGCGTTCATCGATAGCTACGCCAGCGAACAACGCAAGCTGGGTCGCCTGAAGCGGGCCGCGCCGAACATGCTGTACGACGTGATGGCGTGGATGGACAAGCTCAAGGTCGTGGCCAACGACAGCAAGCTGTCGGCGTGGCTGGCATTCGGGTTCCTGGCCCTGTGCCTGGTCAACACGATCGGCCTGCTGCTGGCCAAGTTCTCGGTGCGCGCGAGCGAAGTCGGCATCCGCCGCGCGCTGGGCGCGTCGCGCGGCGACATCTTCCGGCAATTCATGATTGAAACGGGCGTGATCGGACTGGCCGGCGGTGTACTTGGCCTGATCCTGGCGTTCTGCGCGCTGGCGCTGATCGGCATGCAGAGCAAGGGCATGGCGAACATCGCGCACATGGATTGGAAGATGCTGATCGTGACCTTCGTGATCTCGATCGCCTCCGCACTGCTTGCCGGCTTCCTGCCGACCTGGCGCGCCTGCCAGGTCGCGCCTGCCATCCAGCTCAAATCACAGTAA
- a CDS encoding FtsX-like permease family protein: MEIRPILSALLRNKTGPVLVALQVALSLALLANALHIVSERRAVAARPSGLLDEAATFYFEAHNLDNDTPEQMLATIKRQSELLRAVPGVASVAYVSQMPMSNKGSTSSFSVDRNPQGQNTSLGMYVSGDSLVKTLGLQVVAGRDFLPGELVDINEQALRIPPDTMIITRAVADKLWPGTSAVGKMLYFGSGEVPGARIVGVVERLQTAHAQVGDLGEYAMIMPARLYGGESALYAVRAEPGQRDRVMKEAEQALRAASSRPMILNARTVEEDRKNRYRADLALSWMLVTVSVLLLLVTCSGIVGMASLWVTQRRKQIGVRRALGARKIDILRYFIVENVMITSAGVAGGVLLGVGLNQLLVTKLEMARLPVAYLIGGALMFWVIGILAAYGPAWRAASTSPALATRSL, from the coding sequence ATGGAAATCCGTCCTATCCTGTCGGCCCTGTTGCGCAACAAGACCGGCCCCGTGCTGGTTGCGCTGCAGGTCGCGCTCAGCCTTGCCCTCCTGGCCAACGCGCTGCACATCGTCAGCGAACGACGGGCGGTCGCTGCCCGTCCGTCGGGCCTGCTCGACGAGGCTGCCACCTTCTACTTCGAGGCGCACAACCTGGACAACGACACACCGGAGCAGATGCTGGCAACCATCAAACGCCAGAGCGAACTGCTGCGCGCGGTGCCCGGCGTGGCGTCGGTGGCGTACGTGTCGCAGATGCCGATGTCCAACAAAGGCAGCACCAGCAGTTTTTCGGTCGACCGCAATCCGCAGGGCCAGAACACATCGCTGGGCATGTATGTATCGGGCGACTCACTGGTAAAGACCTTGGGCCTGCAAGTGGTTGCGGGGCGTGACTTCCTCCCTGGCGAACTGGTTGACATCAATGAGCAGGCGTTGCGTATCCCGCCCGACACCATGATCATTACCAGGGCGGTGGCCGACAAATTGTGGCCGGGCACGTCCGCAGTTGGCAAGATGCTGTATTTCGGTAGCGGCGAAGTGCCGGGCGCCCGCATCGTGGGGGTCGTCGAGCGCCTGCAAACGGCGCATGCCCAGGTCGGCGACCTCGGAGAATACGCGATGATCATGCCGGCCCGCCTGTATGGCGGGGAGAGCGCGCTGTACGCGGTACGCGCCGAACCAGGCCAGCGCGACCGCGTGATGAAAGAGGCAGAACAGGCGCTGCGCGCGGCGTCTAGCCGCCCGATGATCCTGAACGCGAGAACGGTCGAGGAAGACCGCAAGAACCGCTACCGCGCCGACCTTGCACTGTCGTGGATGCTGGTGACGGTCAGCGTGCTGCTGCTCCTGGTGACCTGCAGCGGCATTGTCGGCATGGCCAGTCTATGGGTGACCCAACGCCGCAAGCAGATCGGCGTGCGGCGCGCGCTTGGTGCGCGCAAGATCGACATCCTGCGCTACTTCATCGTCGAGAACGTGATGATCACGAGCGCCGGCGTGGCGGGCGGCGTGCTGCTGGGCGTTGGTCTGAACCAGCTTTTGGTGACGAAGCTCGAGATGGCGCGCCTGCCGGTGGCCTACCTGATCGGCGGCGCGCTGATGTTCTGGGTGATCGGCATCCTGGCGGCGTATGGCCCGGCCTGGCGCGCGGCCAGCACCTCGCCGGCGCTGGCCACCCGCAGCCTGTGA
- a CDS encoding sigma-54-dependent Fis family transcriptional regulator: MPTVLIIDDNAAVAMALDVLFSLHDIATLRALSPAEGLDVLAREPIDLVIQDMNFTADTTSGEEGVALFRAIRARHPDLPVILLTAWTHLDAAVDLVKAGAADYLPKPWNDERLLASVSNLIELGQANRALGSRLQHERKARLALEQNFDLRGLVWQDPATERVLHLACQVARADVPVLITGPNGAGKERIADIIKANSQVAEGPFVVLNCGALPSELIEAELFGADAGAYTGASKAREGKFEAADGGTLFLDEIGNLPLAGQMKLLRVLETGRFERLGSNRERQVRVRVISATNADLGAMIRAGTFREDLFYRLNVIELRLPPLGARPGDILPLARSFLAAGKALHPASEAALMAYPWPGNVRELKNVMARASLLSHGDTVMVADLGLPAASTPASVSGQEAEPDRAALVAALARAGGVVAQAAADLGLSRQALYRRMERLGIARP, translated from the coding sequence ATGCCCACAGTTCTCATCATTGACGACAATGCCGCCGTCGCCATGGCGCTCGACGTGCTGTTTTCGCTGCACGACATCGCCACGCTGCGCGCGCTCTCGCCCGCAGAAGGCCTGGATGTGCTGGCGCGCGAACCAATCGACCTGGTGATCCAGGACATGAACTTCACGGCCGACACCACGTCGGGCGAAGAAGGCGTGGCGCTGTTTCGCGCGATCCGCGCGCGCCATCCCGACCTGCCGGTGATCCTGCTGACCGCCTGGACGCACCTGGACGCGGCGGTCGACCTGGTCAAGGCCGGCGCCGCCGACTACCTGCCCAAGCCGTGGAACGACGAGCGCCTGCTGGCCAGCGTCAGCAACCTGATCGAACTGGGGCAAGCCAACCGCGCGCTGGGCAGCCGGCTGCAGCACGAACGCAAGGCGCGGCTGGCGCTCGAGCAGAACTTCGACCTGCGCGGCCTGGTCTGGCAAGACCCGGCCACCGAACGCGTGTTGCACCTGGCTTGCCAGGTCGCGCGCGCCGACGTGCCGGTGCTGATTACCGGCCCGAATGGCGCCGGCAAGGAGCGCATCGCCGACATCATCAAGGCCAACTCGCAGGTGGCCGAGGGTCCGTTCGTGGTGCTCAATTGTGGCGCCCTGCCGTCCGAACTGATCGAAGCCGAATTGTTCGGCGCCGACGCCGGCGCCTACACGGGCGCGTCGAAAGCGCGCGAAGGCAAGTTCGAAGCGGCCGACGGCGGCACGCTGTTCCTCGACGAAATCGGCAACCTGCCGCTGGCCGGCCAGATGAAACTGCTGCGGGTGCTGGAAACGGGCCGCTTCGAGCGTCTTGGCTCCAATCGCGAGCGCCAGGTGCGCGTGCGCGTGATCAGCGCCACCAACGCCGACCTGGGCGCGATGATCCGCGCCGGCACCTTTCGCGAAGACCTGTTCTACCGTCTCAACGTGATCGAGCTGCGCCTGCCGCCACTGGGCGCGCGCCCCGGCGACATCCTCCCGCTGGCGCGTTCGTTCCTGGCCGCCGGCAAGGCGCTGCACCCGGCCAGCGAAGCGGCGCTGATGGCCTATCCGTGGCCCGGCAATGTGCGCGAACTGAAAAACGTGATGGCGCGCGCCAGCCTGCTGTCGCATGGCGATACCGTCATGGTGGCTGACCTGGGACTGCCGGCAGCGAGCACGCCGGCATCGGTATCAGGCCAGGAAGCGGAGCCGGACCGCGCCGCGCTGGTGGCGGCCCTGGCGCGTGCCGGCGGCGTGGTGGCGCAGGCGGCGGCCGATCTTGGCCTGTCGCGCCAGGCGCTGTACCGCCGCATGGAGCGGCTAGGCATCGCGCGGCCATGA
- a CDS encoding ATP-binding protein, which produces MTDSARQPRFSLVTRLSALVGTLLTLAVLAALLLDHLLPARPLLVLAICLLGLVPLAVITLRAQLQPVLSLFRALEGTVDNYRDGDFSCSLHWPHNDELRDLIAAHNNLGNVLREQRLGLAQRELLLDSMVQNTPVAMLLVADSTTPGGAIVFANIAARQLLAQGRKLEGHSLRAVLDDASAALRDALARGGDGLFTAGEGEAEEVYHLARSTFTLNGRRHELLLLRHLTVELRRQEVQTWKKVIRVISHELNNSLAPLASLAHSGAELIRRGQLERLPQILETIGERTRHLESFISGYARFAKLPTPRLEACSWPALVTRLAGQVPFAVAGKLPQDAAWIDAAQLEQALLNLLKNAHESGSRPEAVQLQIRRVQDQVRIDVTDRGSGMSEAVLTHALVPFYSTKRAGTGLGLALAREIAEAHGGRILLANRDGGGLAVTLFLPALAAT; this is translated from the coding sequence ATGACCGACAGCGCGCGCCAGCCCAGGTTTTCACTGGTCACGCGGCTGTCGGCGCTGGTGGGCACGCTGCTCACACTGGCGGTGCTTGCCGCACTGCTGCTGGATCACCTGCTGCCCGCCCGGCCGCTGCTGGTGCTGGCCATCTGCCTGCTTGGGCTGGTGCCGCTGGCCGTCATCACGCTGCGCGCACAGCTGCAGCCGGTGCTGTCGCTGTTCCGGGCGCTGGAAGGCACGGTCGACAATTATCGCGACGGCGACTTTTCGTGCAGCCTGCACTGGCCGCACAACGATGAACTGCGTGACCTGATCGCGGCCCACAACAACCTGGGCAACGTGCTGCGCGAGCAGCGCCTGGGGCTGGCGCAGCGCGAACTGCTGCTCGACTCGATGGTGCAGAACACACCGGTGGCGATGCTGCTGGTGGCCGATTCGACGACGCCCGGCGGCGCCATCGTGTTCGCCAACATCGCCGCGCGCCAGTTGCTGGCGCAGGGGCGCAAGCTCGAAGGCCACAGCCTGCGGGCGGTGCTCGATGATGCTTCGGCCGCTTTGCGCGACGCGCTGGCGCGCGGTGGCGACGGCCTGTTTACCGCTGGCGAAGGCGAGGCCGAAGAGGTCTATCACCTGGCGCGCAGCACCTTCACGCTCAATGGCCGGCGCCACGAGCTGCTGCTGCTGCGCCACCTGACGGTCGAACTGCGGCGCCAGGAAGTCCAGACCTGGAAAAAAGTCATCCGCGTGATCAGCCACGAATTGAACAACTCGCTGGCGCCACTGGCGTCGCTCGCGCACTCCGGGGCCGAGCTGATACGGCGCGGCCAGCTCGAACGCCTGCCGCAGATCCTGGAAACGATCGGCGAACGCACGCGCCACCTGGAGAGCTTCATTTCGGGTTACGCACGCTTTGCCAAGCTGCCGACGCCGCGCCTGGAAGCCTGCAGCTGGCCAGCCCTGGTCACGCGTCTGGCTGGCCAGGTACCGTTCGCCGTCGCGGGCAAGCTGCCGCAGGATGCGGCCTGGATCGACGCCGCGCAGCTCGAACAGGCGCTGCTCAATCTCCTGAAGAACGCGCACGAATCTGGTTCCCGGCCAGAGGCCGTGCAGTTGCAGATACGGCGCGTGCAGGACCAGGTGCGCATCGATGTGACGGACCGCGGCAGCGGCATGAGCGAAGCGGTGCTCACGCACGCGCTGGTGCCGTTCTATTCGACCAAGCGCGCCGGCACCGGCCTGGGGCTGGCGCTCGCGCGCGAGATCGCCGAGGCGCACGGCGGGCGCATCCTGCTGGCCAACCGCGACGGCGGCGGCCTGGCCGTGACGCTGTTCCTGCCGGCGCTGGCGGCGACCTGA
- a CDS encoding spermidine synthase, whose product MSAKSPTVIDPRFAQPGHPPATIDEFEGVRFLHLGTSWVQGAMRLAKPDTIELEYVQMMMMWTLFQSAPRHIVQLGLGSAALTKFTYARFPDARVTAVELNPNVIAICRALFGLPENDARLDVREQDAMDFVLDPANHGKADVLQVDLYDQDARGPVLDSEAFYQGCLDCLAPGGVMTANVFGDFSNYDKNFLNMEQVFDAVVWLPEVHDANVVVVAFRDAPQLDFSVLYERAGEIKRRLNLPAKNWVNGLKEWMRDHQG is encoded by the coding sequence ATGTCTGCCAAGTCACCCACCGTCATCGATCCGCGCTTCGCCCAGCCCGGCCATCCCCCCGCCACCATCGACGAATTCGAGGGCGTGCGCTTCCTGCACCTTGGCACCTCGTGGGTACAGGGCGCGATGCGGCTGGCCAAGCCGGACACGATCGAGCTCGAATACGTGCAGATGATGATGATGTGGACGTTGTTCCAGAGCGCGCCGCGCCACATCGTGCAGCTTGGCCTGGGCAGCGCCGCGCTGACCAAGTTCACGTATGCCCGCTTTCCCGATGCGCGCGTGACGGCCGTCGAACTGAACCCCAACGTGATCGCGATCTGCCGCGCCCTGTTCGGCCTGCCGGAAAACGATGCGCGCCTGGACGTACGCGAGCAGGACGCGATGGACTTCGTGCTCGATCCGGCCAACCATGGCAAGGCCGACGTGCTGCAGGTGGACTTGTACGACCAGGACGCGCGCGGCCCGGTGCTCGATTCGGAAGCGTTCTACCAGGGCTGCCTGGATTGCCTGGCGCCGGGCGGCGTCATGACCGCCAACGTGTTCGGCGACTTCAGCAACTACGACAAGAATTTCCTGAACATGGAGCAGGTCTTCGACGCCGTCGTCTGGCTGCCCGAGGTGCACGATGCCAATGTGGTGGTGGTGGCGTTCAGGGACGCGCCGCAGCTGGACTTTTCAGTGCTCTACGAGCGCGCCGGCGAGATCAAGCGGCGCCTGAATCTGCCGGCCAAGAACTGGGTGAACGGCCTCAAGGAATGGATGCGCGACCATCAAGGCTGA